The window GACGTGTTTGATGATTATGGCCATCACCCAAGGGAGATTCAAGCCACTATAAACGCTGCCCGAGGGGCATTCCCTGGCAGGAGGCTTGTGGTGGTTTTTCAGCCCCATCGATACACTAGGACATCTGCCATGTACGCTGACTTTGCCAAGGTGTTGGCTTTGGCCGATAAGGCTCTGGTTCTGCCGATATACCCTGCGGATGAGAAGCCCATAAGTGGAGTAAGTTCCAGCCTCATAGTGGATAGTTTCCCCGATGGAGCCTCTTCGCCGGTTTTATGCGAATCCTTTGACGCGGCGGTAAGCATGCTCTCCGATTTTTGCCGTCAAGGGGATGTGGTTTTGACGGTTGGAGCGGGAAATGTTTCTTGCCTTGGCGAGAGGATAGTCAACGCCCTTGGGGAGGCTAAAAGGCTTGATGATAAGGTGGCTGTTGGATCTAGATAGGAAGGGGCTCTGTGCTGTCAGACCCAAGGAACCATTGAGGTTTTGGAATACCTGGGGTGTAGGGGGTTGTGCCGAAGCGGTAGTGAGCCCAAGGTCGGAGTCCGCCTTGGGCTGTCTTAGAAAGGTAGCATATGATGAGGGTGTTAGAACGTTTGTGTTAGGCGAAGGTTCAAACGTACTGATCCCCGACGAAGGGCTTGTGGGGTGGGTGGTGCTCCTTAGGGATGATACTTCTCCACCGCTGGTGTTGTCCTCGTCGGACAGTGAGGTTGAGGTCCAGGTTTCAGCGGCCCTTCCGCTTCGCAGGTTGTTGAATTGGGCGGTTCGCAGGGGGCTCTCAGGGCTTGAGTTTTCGGTGGGTATCCCTGGAACTGTGGGTGGGGCTGTGGCGGGGAACGCCGGCGCCAAGGGAAGGTCAATAGGTGATTTGGTAACCTTCGTAAGAACCGTTGAGGAAGATGGGAGCGTGAGGGTTTGGGGAGGGGATGAGCTGTCATTCTCCTATCGTAAGTGTGGGCTGTCATCTGGAAGGTCCTGGATTACTTCGGTGGGGTTGAAGCTGCATCCCTCGAGCGATGGAGATATAAGACAGAGGCTTAGGCATTTTGCCTCTTTCAGGAAGGGGCAGCCGAAGAACGCAAGGACTGCTGGTTGCGTTTTTAAAAATCCCCCCGGGGGAAGCGCGGGTATGATGTTAGATGCTGCGGGTTGCAAGGGGCTTAGGGTTGGTGGAGCCATGGTGTCTATGCAACATGCAAATTTCATTGAGAACCTTGGAGACGCAACTGCAGGTCATATAATGCGGCTTGTTGATATTTGCAGGGGTAAGGTAATGGAGAAGTTCGAGGTAAGTCTCGAGTTGGAGGTAAGGTTTTTGGGAGATGGATCGTCGCTGCCCAGGGGATAGGAGACTGCGATCTGAGTCTAAGAAGGGGACAAGACCGCTTTGGAGGGCTGTCTTCTTGGCGCTGGTGATCGGTGTCCTTTGGGGGATTGAGTCCAATATAAACCTGATGCGGGTACTTGGGGTTACGGTGGTTCCTGCAGGTTTGGTCCCGGAAGAGGCGGCGTGGTCGGTGCTTACTGCTTCGGAACGTCGGTTCTGGCCCCTTGCGGCGTTTCGCAGCGATGAGATCGCGGCAAGACTTGAGGGTAAGGTCCCGGTGTCCGCTGAGGTGTCCTTATCCAATTGGGGATGGTTAAGATTTCGCGTCTCTCCGTTGCATCCCAGGGCGATGGTAATCTGGAGGGGGAGGGCTTGGCTGTGGGCCGCTGAAGGCAAGGTGTGGCCTGCGTCGCTGCCGCAAAATGTGGCTGTTAGGGGTATGAGCTATCCCTCGGGTCCTGTGGTCTACTGGGATGCTTCGATGGACCCCCTTTTCGAAGGTGCATCGCTTAACAGAGATGTCATGCCTTCCGATGCACCTTTGGCTAAGATTATAAGAGTGCTGGATGCGGTAAAAAGGGCCAGGGTGTCCGATGTAGGTCTTAAGGGACTTAAGGTGTTGCATGGTGATCGGCATCCTCTTGGCGTAGCCATATATGCATCTGGTGATGTGGATACTATGAAGGTAATGTTTCCCATAACAGATGAGGGGAGTGCTGAGAAGGTTTTTCGAGTGGTCAAAATCTTGAAGGAAAAAGGTGCCATTTCAGGGGATCGTGTATTGGTGGATTGCACCTATAAGGATAAAATTATACTCAGAAAATAGGTAATGGCCAATATTTTATTAAGAAAAAAATTAAGATTTATCGGGGGGGCTTCTCTTGTTTAAAAGGATATCTACCTCCGCCGCTCATGGCGATCCAGATTTATTGGTGGGCCTTGATTTGGGTACCACCAAGGTGTCTGTTGTAGTTGCTGAGCGGGAGAGCCGGACGGGAGAGGCTCAGATAATAGGGATAGGCTATGCCCCTTCCAGTGGAATTCGAAAGGGATTGATAGTGAACCTTGATCAAGCCGTCCGATCGGTTCGAAGCGCCATTTCTGATGCCGAGAACATGGTTGGTCTTGAGCTCAAAGAGGTCACTGTGGCTTTCAGTGGAAGCGATGTTAAGAGCATAAGGTCCAAGGGAATGGTTTCGCTGGGCAGAGCCCCGAGACCCGTCATGCAGCTTGATGTGGAGCGGGTTATAGAGGCGGCCCAAACGGAGGTCTCCGTCCCTCAGAACCAGAGCATCCTTCACGCCATACCGGTGGAGTATTTTCTGGATGGCCATGGGGGCATTGACGACCCCTCTGGGATGACTGGGATGAGATTGGAGATAGACCTTCAGTCCGTCATAATCCCAACTGCGGTGTTACAGAACGTCCTTAACTGTGTTGAGAGGGCGGGCCTTGAGGTTAACGGCTTGGTTATAAAGCCTTTAGCTTCGGCGTTGGGCATGCTTTCTAAGGAGGAATCCATGGCGGGGGCCGTGGCTGTGGATGTTGGTGGCGGGACAACCGGAGTTGCGGTTTTCTCCGATGGCAGGCCTAAGCATCTGGCGGTGATACCCGTTGGTGGGGACCATATCACCAATGACTTGGCGTCGGTGCTGAAGATGCCGCTGAGTAAGGCGGAGGAGATCAAGAAAGAGGTATCACTTTTTGAAGGCGCTGAGTCCTCCGAGGACGTCCTTGAGTTTGATGTCCGGGGCAGGGGCTACTCTTGCAGAGTGCCGGATATTGTGGAGGTCATAAGGTGCCGACTGGAGGAACTCTATTCAGTTCTAGTAAAGAGGGAAATATCGGATCTTAGCCCCTCTATGATGTCTGCCGGTGTGGTGATGTGCGGAGGAGTGGCCAAGACGACCGACATAGATGTGTTGGTTAGCGAGCTCTTGGATATGCCGGCCAGGGTTTCCTTGCCGCTGGATCATGACAGGATGCCTCCCAGCAGGAATGGTGTAGAGTTTGTATCTGCTGCTGGAATAATAAGATATATGATAGAGCGAGAGCGCAATCCCTTCCGTTTTATGGAACCTCACTTGGACACCATAAGAAGGCAGGGTTATGGGAGGACCATGATGGAGGATCCTCGGCCCAGGGCGACCTCCAGGTCTTCGTCCGGAGGTGGATTGGGTGATTTCTTGGAAAAG is drawn from Thermanaerothrix sp. and contains these coding sequences:
- the murB gene encoding UDP-N-acetylmuramate dehydrogenase, with protein sequence MIRWLLDLDRKGLCAVRPKEPLRFWNTWGVGGCAEAVVSPRSESALGCLRKVAYDEGVRTFVLGEGSNVLIPDEGLVGWVVLLRDDTSPPLVLSSSDSEVEVQVSAALPLRRLLNWAVRRGLSGLEFSVGIPGTVGGAVAGNAGAKGRSIGDLVTFVRTVEEDGSVRVWGGDELSFSYRKCGLSSGRSWITSVGLKLHPSSDGDIRQRLRHFASFRKGQPKNARTAGCVFKNPPGGSAGMMLDAAGCKGLRVGGAMVSMQHANFIENLGDATAGHIMRLVDICRGKVMEKFEVSLELEVRFLGDGSSLPRG
- the ftsA gene encoding cell division protein FtsA, with protein sequence MGLDLGTTKVSVVVAERESRTGEAQIIGIGYAPSSGIRKGLIVNLDQAVRSVRSAISDAENMVGLELKEVTVAFSGSDVKSIRSKGMVSLGRAPRPVMQLDVERVIEAAQTEVSVPQNQSILHAIPVEYFLDGHGGIDDPSGMTGMRLEIDLQSVIIPTAVLQNVLNCVERAGLEVNGLVIKPLASALGMLSKEESMAGAVAVDVGGGTTGVAVFSDGRPKHLAVIPVGGDHITNDLASVLKMPLSKAEEIKKEVSLFEGAESSEDVLEFDVRGRGYSCRVPDIVEVIRCRLEELYSVLVKREISDLSPSMMSAGVVMCGGVAKTTDIDVLVSELLDMPARVSLPLDHDRMPPSRNGVEFVSAAGIIRYMIERERNPFRFMEPHLDTIRRQGYGRTMMEDPRPRATSRSSSGGGLGDFLEKIRRYVEELF